A region of Channa argus isolate prfri chromosome 8, Channa argus male v1.0, whole genome shotgun sequence DNA encodes the following proteins:
- the palld gene encoding palladin isoform X4, translating to MQASTFNYARPKQFIAAQSPSGAGYVTQSSGSSGSSMSSPLSPPTSHKAFSRVTIPPFTNAGSVESPSSPSFPPPPPPFLSPSNLSSPSGSAQDFPPPPPPPPPPASMSPAYSDMSSPFSSVPPSPASSYLSSVLPSTPSSPTVNALGLPKGNGTVKAFPRKSSVTKTPRIASDSDIQGSKDAVIQDLERKLRFKEERISNGQQRLTYEEKMARRLLGADNAATVLNTQDTEEEPVTQEYKVSSFEQRLISEIEFRLERSPVEESDDDVQHDEDSAGQGVAPSFDQKLKHYKVFEGMPVTFSCKVNGDPKPKVYWFKDGKQISKRSEHYRISRDADGTCSLHTAAASLDDDGNYTIMAGNPMGRVSCTGRMMVQAVNQRGRSQRSAPGHMRRPRSRSRDSGDENDNIQERHFRPHFLQAPGDLIVQEGRLCRMDCKVSGLPTPDLIWQLNGQTIRPDSAHKMLVRENGVHSLVIEPVTSRDAGVYTCIASNRAGQNSFNLELIVAAKEMHKAPSFIEKLQNTSVAEGHPVRLECRVTGVPYPQIFWKRENESFTHNTDRISMHQDNCGYLCMIIQPAMKEDAGWYTVSAKNDAGIVSSTARLDVHTQWQQPNVPKPKKVRPSTSRYAALTEKGLDVKAAFFPDSSPLPAGGLVESDDL from the exons ATGCAGGCCAGCACCTTCAACTATGCCCGGCCCAAGCAgttcattgctgctcagagccCAAGCGGGGCGGGCTACGTCACCCAGTCGTCTGGTTCTTCTGGGTCCAGCATGTCCTCGCCACTGTCGCCTCCCACCTCACACAAGGCTTTCAGCAGGGTCACCATACCCCCCTTCACCAACGCAGGCAGTGTGGAGTCCCCGAGCTCCCCCTCCTTCCCACCTCCACCGCCGCCCTTCCTCAGTCCCAGTAACTTGTCCTCTCCATCAGGTTCTGCCCAAGacttcccccctccccctcccccacctcctccacctgccTCCATGTCTCCAGCCTACTCGGATATGTCATCACCCTTCTCCTCCGTCCCTCCATCTCCGGCCTCCAGTTACCTGTCCTCAGTATTGCCCTCCACCCCCAGCAGCCCTACAGTCAACGCCCTGGGCCTTCCTAAAGGCAATGGGACTGT CAAAGCGTTTCCTAGAAAGTCCTCGGTCACCAAGACGCCTCGTATTGCCTCTGACTCGGACATCCAGGGATCCAAAGACGCCGTGATTCAGGATTTGGAGAGAAAACTGCGCTTTAAAGAGGAGCGCATAAGCAATGGTCAACAG AGGTTAACCTATGAGGAGAAGATGGCTCGCAGACTGCTGGGTGCTGACAACGCTGCCACAGTCTTAAACACAcaggacacagaggaggagcCAGTCACACAG GAATACAAAGTGTCTAGCTTCGAGCAGCGGCTGATCAGTGAGATTGAATTCCGTCTGGAGCGTTCACCGGTGGAGGAGTCAGACGACGACGTGCAGCACGACGAAGACTCTGCTGGCCAGGGGGTGGCCCCTTCCTTCGACCAAAAGCTCAAACACTACAAAGTATTTGAGGGCATGCCAGTTACCTTTTCCTGCAAGGTCAACGGAGACCCCAAACCAAAG GTCTACTGGTTTAAGGATGGCAAGCAGATCTCCAAGAGGAGCGAGCACTACAGGATTAGCCGTGACGCTGATGGAACCTGCTCCCTGCACACTGCTGCGGCCTCACTGGATGATGATGGCAACTACACCATCATGGCAGGCAACCCCATG GGCAGGGTGAGCTGCACCGGCAGGATGATGGTCCAGGCGGTTAACCAGCGGGGTCGTAGCCAGCGTTCGGCACCTGGACACATGCGCAG ACCCAGGTCCAGGTCCAGAGACAGCGGTGATGAGAACGATAACATCCAGGAGCGTCACTTCCGTCCTCACTTCCTGCAGGCACCAGGTGACCTCATTGTCCAGGAGGGGCGACTGTGTCGTATGGACTGCAAG GTGAGCGGCCTGCCCACTCCTGACCTCATCTGGCAGCTGAATGGACAGACTATTCGCCCTGACTCTGCCCATAAGATGCTGGTGAGGGAAAACGGTGTGCACTCATTGGTCATCGAGCCTGTGACAAGCCGTGATGCAGGCGTCTACACCTGCATTGCCAGCAACAGAGCTGGGCAGAACTCCTTCAACCTGGAACTTATTGTTGCAG CCAAGGAGATGCACAAGGCCCCTTCATTCATCGAGAAACTACAGAACACTAGTGTGGCAGAAGGTCATCCTGTGAGACTGGAGTGTCGGGTCACAGGCGTTCCCTACCCACAGATCTTCTGGAAAAGAGAAAACGAGTCTTTCACTCACAATACAGACAGAATCAG CATGCACCAGGACAACTGTGGCTACTTGTGTATGATTATCCAGCCAGCCATGAAGGAGGATGCTGGGTGGTACACAGTGTCGGCAAAGAATGACGCTGGCATCGTATCCAGCACTGCACGCCTGGATGTACACA CTCAGTGGCAGCAGCCAAACGTCCCCAAGCCAAAGAAGGTGCGCCCCTCCACCAGCCGCTACGCTGCTCTGACAGAGAAAGGGCTGGATGTGAAGGCAGCCTTCTTCCCTGACTCCAGCCCACTACCGGCAGGTGGACTGGTGGAAAGTGACGACCTGTAA
- the cbr4 gene encoding carbonyl reductase family member 4 yields MSRLAVVFGGSRGIGRAVSRLLAVRGCRLAVVSRNEDAAQTTVASLYGDDHVAFTCDVFKEQEVQKTFESIQKMCGNISYLVNAAGINRDALLLRTKPEDMVALLHTNLLGSILTCKTALRSMLHTQGAAIVNIGSVVGLKGNAGQCVYSASKAGLEGFTRSLAKEVASRNIRVNLVAPGFIRTDMTAELKEDMIRSIPLGRFGEPEEVAQVVLFLLESSYITGQVLVVDGGLQLVM; encoded by the exons ATGTCCAGGCTGGCGGTGGTGTTTGGAGGCTCCAGGGGCATTGGAAGGGCAGTGTCCCGCCTGCTGGCAGTTAGGGGCTGCAGGTTGGCTGTAGTCTCCAGAAATGAAGATGCTGCCCAAACTACTGTGGCATCTCTATATGGAG ATGACCATGTGGCTTTTACCTGTGATGTCTTCAAGGAGCAGGAAGTGCAGAAAACCTTTGAGAGTATCCAAAAAATGTGTGGAAACATCTCTTATCTTGTGAATGCAGCTGGCATCAACAG GGATGCTCTGCTACTGAGGACAAAACCAGAGGACATGGTGGCTCTCCTTCACACCAACCTGCTGGGCAGCATACTGACCTGTAAGACAGCACTGCGCAGCATGCTGCACACCCAGGGAGCAGCTATCGTTAATATAG GATCTGTTGTGGGTCTGAAAGGGAATGCTGGTCAATGTGTGTACAGTGCTAGTAAAGCCGGTCTAGAAGGCTTCACACGCTCTTTGGCTAAAGAGGTCGCTTCACGCAATATCAGGGTCAACCTAGTGGCTCCAG GTTTCATCCGTACTGACATGACTGCCGAGCTTAAGGAGGACATGATACGCTCCATTCCACTGGGGAGATTTGGTGAGCCAGAGGAAGTAGCCCAGGTTGTCCTCTTCCTTTTGGAGTCTTCCTACATAACAGGACAGGTGCTAGTGGTGGATGGAGGGCTGCAGCTGGTCATGTAG